One stretch of Labrenzia sp. CE80 DNA includes these proteins:
- the ccmI gene encoding c-type cytochrome biogenesis protein CcmI, whose amino-acid sequence MMFWILIAVMTAAAALSILVPLARSARREGPVETEQTADKAVYRQQLAEVDRDLERGLIEAEAAVAARTEIARRLLAADERKQSTETVSKSVALLRLAMVTALVVLPLGSFGLYLYLGSPDLPDQPLLARLSEPAENQSVDVLVARVERHLSENPQDGQGWSVVAPVYMRMGNPKAAANAYANAIRLLGATAQLETDFGEALTVANDGIVSADAQAAFERAVALEPDAVKPRFFLALALGQEGKSEEAVASWSSLLEGSDPSEAWVPVAQAELAKLGGTQMAGRLGSGEALPGPNAEEVAAASDMTDQDRTAMISGMVEGLAERLDDTGGTVDEWLRLIRAYSVLGERDKAAAALTKARKVFAEDTSSLGRINEMAEKAGIEGS is encoded by the coding sequence ATGATGTTTTGGATCCTGATTGCTGTCATGACGGCTGCCGCCGCCCTGTCGATCCTTGTGCCACTGGCCCGCAGTGCGCGCCGGGAAGGTCCCGTGGAAACCGAGCAGACCGCCGACAAGGCAGTCTACCGCCAGCAGCTTGCAGAAGTTGACCGGGATCTCGAGCGCGGATTGATCGAAGCCGAAGCCGCCGTTGCCGCGCGAACTGAAATCGCCCGTCGCCTGCTGGCCGCTGATGAACGCAAACAAAGCACTGAAACCGTAAGCAAGAGTGTTGCATTGCTGCGCCTTGCCATGGTCACTGCTCTGGTTGTCTTGCCGCTTGGCTCCTTCGGGCTCTATCTCTATCTCGGGTCGCCTGATCTGCCCGATCAGCCGCTGCTCGCGCGCCTGTCCGAGCCGGCCGAAAATCAGTCGGTTGACGTGTTGGTTGCTCGCGTCGAACGTCACCTTTCTGAAAATCCGCAGGACGGCCAGGGCTGGAGCGTTGTTGCTCCCGTCTATATGCGCATGGGCAATCCGAAGGCAGCAGCCAACGCCTATGCCAATGCGATCCGTCTCCTGGGCGCGACCGCACAACTTGAAACGGATTTCGGCGAAGCGCTGACCGTTGCCAATGACGGCATCGTCAGTGCGGATGCGCAGGCCGCTTTCGAGCGCGCGGTTGCGCTTGAGCCGGACGCTGTCAAACCCCGTTTCTTTCTCGCGCTGGCTCTTGGACAGGAAGGAAAGTCAGAAGAGGCGGTTGCCTCCTGGTCATCCCTTCTAGAAGGCTCGGACCCCAGCGAAGCCTGGGTTCCCGTCGCGCAGGCGGAACTTGCCAAGCTTGGCGGAACGCAGATGGCGGGCAGGCTTGGCTCAGGGGAGGCTCTTCCCGGGCCAAATGCCGAAGAGGTCGCCGCCGCAAGCGATATGACGGACCAGGATCGCACGGCCATGATTTCCGGGATGGTGGAGGGTCTTGCCGAACGGCTCGATGACACCGGCGGGACCGTTGATGAATGGCTTCGGTTGATCCGGGCTTATTCCGTTCTGGGCGAACGCGACAAGGCGGCGGCAGCGCTGACAAAAGCCCGCAAAGTGTTTGCGGAAGATACTTCGTCCTTGGGGCGGATCAATGAAATGGCCGAAAAGGCAGGTATAGAAGGCTCCTGA